The window GCCTTGGGGTCAGATGCATAGTGCTACGATCTGACCACCAGTCTAAGACTATCTAAGTTCTAGATTCCAagctaacaacttaagaccagtcttagtaGTTGATGCTACTTTTGTGACTTCAGCCACGTCTGTACGACACTGGGCCTTATAGAACATGACTTCAGATCATCAAGATCCACAGCCAGTCGCATTTCGAGTCGTACACATTGTAATTAATTTACATGACAGATACAAGTGATCTCTAAAAATCGTCATTTTGTTAAATTTTTGTAAGTTTTGTTTCAGAATATTACACGGTATAACACAGTATTACAAAATTAACAGcaataacaaaataaaattgaattagagTAAAATTggagagaaaaaaatcaacattATCAAAGTTCTTAATATAAACGTATGCGGGTTCTAGAATGAAATAGAATAGTTCATTTCTCTCCAAACATTGTACCATAGAGGTTACTTTGTCGAGTGACCTGCGCCCTCTATCGGGAAGTATATCGAACAACGATGACGTCACGTACGCCTGTTCCCCGTAATCGATCTTACCAAAAAGTACCGGAAACGGAAGTAAATTCTGATTTATTTACCGAACGATTCCGTTATATCATCAATCCACGACGGCGATCCCCACGAGAGAATTGATACCGAATCGCTCAGAGTGCTCTGTAAAGGTTCGGCTCTCGTTTCATTCGTTCTCTCGTTCTCTCGCGCGAATCAACGTTATTTACACTTGCTTGCCGTGGCACGGGTTGAATATTTGCATTCATCTCGATTTGCACTCGGCGAAGCGAGAAATGAAGTCAGTCAGTCGCTCGGAGAATATTCCATCTCGGCATTCAATGTAAACCGTgtagatatatatacacgatCATTTATACGCGAAATGGGGATATAAAAAGATGTACTTTACGAAACCGCGTGCACCGGCGACTGCGTTACGATCGATAGgtcgcaggttcgagtcccataACTACGAAACTGGATGAAATACATCGGTACGCCAGACTGGCTCATTCATCCATGGTTGGGCAACGGTGCGGCGAGGATAAAATCTTGAAAAGGCGAGCTGGCGTGATCTAGCGTTCGGAAGATATTCACAACTGACAATGACTATAGTTTACGACTATAAGTTGATGACTAGTTAATCAAAGTAGCTGATCCTTCCTCGAGTTCTGAATCTCACAGAAACCGCATGAGAACATGTAccaggattcagttccacagttgcgagcTTTTGCAAGTTAAAATTCAAAGATTTTCACGAGTTAATCATAAGTCGAATCCTCGCTTAGGACCCGctgttctacagttgtgagtcagAGCTAACTACTGAATTTAGTTTACTTTcattgagttaactctgagttaagattaggtctttttcaataagttacctcatagttgaaattattttatattcattgggttaactgaattgaaattatttcattttcaacgagttgaatctgaattgaaataagttcattgcGATGAGTTAAATCTGAGTCAAATCTCAACTGTGTGGAAGTGGATACAAAGTTGGAGTTGAAATAAGTCGATTTCGAGCGGGTAACCTCGGAGTCGAATCTCAGAACAACGCCGCGGAACTGATTTATCAAAGTTGAATAACCCTCGACAAACTTTGAAACCTCGCTACACTGTACCCTCGcctgccaggggtccggtaacGCTCTCGAACTCGCTTCAACCTTTTGGGGAACGGCTTTGGCTTagtgagttcgaatcccttgacgggtgaagatggctATATTGAAGCCCCAGTAAAATCGCACTTAGCACGGGACACATTACATACAACTCTCATGGGTATAAAACTATAAAACATAAACGCGCATTTTAAGCACGTAAAACATCCGGCGCTATGTATAACTAAGACGGGTTGCCGGGTTACCGTCTGCGCCACCAACTGCGGCACGTTTTCACTTTGTTTTCGATGTAACAACCCATCAACGATTAATTGTTTCTGCGATCCAGCGAATGACGATCCGCTGATGTAGCCTTTGATGTCGTTGAATTCGTTAGTAACGAAATGAACTGctctttttccttttttttctaaatttcattcTCCTTCttcgtttcgtttttttttttttaggaatTGAAATGCCTGGGGAGAAAAGTAGCATGAAAATCTCGAGCGTTTCGGTCGATAGGAAAACTGTTGTTGACTGCACGAAAATGGTCATAACGATAACAGTTGTAGCCTATCTAGCCTGGCTTCCAGCTTTAGTAAGTAATTCTATTCTGGGTTTGAATAACGTATAACAAATGATGCGTGGTATCGAATATTCCAATGAAACATTTGTAGCCGAATTAAACCCAacggaattttttttcaaaaatggttaAGGCACTTAATGAACTAAACGCATTTGCCCCACAAAAAAGTAAGAATTGGTCCCTCAGAATAGACAAGAACAGACACGATATGATGGACCCTTGGTAAACACCCTCTCCTTATTGGTTCGGAACGGCATGAGAGGACAATAAAATTTCTGGACCCCCTTCACTTCGTCAGACAGAGTACTCATAGACCCCCTGCTGAAAATGAGTACTCATATCCCCCCTGCTTAACCCCCTCCCCTCACAGCTGAGATAGgagagcagcgagtagaacagacACATTGGTTCTAAGTGAACCactctcctcacagctgtggTTCTGAGAGCATGTAGTTAGTAAAACAGGTACAATAGGCTATTGGTGAACCTCCTCTAGCGCAGCATAGCCGGGTACACTTTTGAAATATGCCTGGAAACGTATAATTTGTGGAATATTCGGCTTTTTGCAGGTGATGATTCTACTGCTGAGGTTACCAGTACAAGGAGAGATCTCAATCCCAGCCGTCCTCTACGCTATGTCCAGTACGACCTTGACCGGTCTGTTCAACCCGATCATTTACGGCATTTTCTCCGCCTCGTATCGTAACGGTTATCGAGGGGTCGTCCGAAGTTTCTTCCATCTTCTCTGCGGATGTCGTCGCGAGGACTTCGACATGATCGACGGTGAGTGTATGCCGCGCCTGTTATCGGCATCCTCGCTAACCAGCGTTTGATTGCCGATTTCTTTCGCGGACAGGTTCCCACTCAGcgcccaccagtctatatgtctagccaatcagatgctgTGGAATTTATAGAATAGGATAGGATAGGATAGGATTGTAAATTTCTATTGCGCCTTGTAAATAGCAGGACTATTATCAAAGGCGCTCTCCAGACGAAGATGATGACTTGAACAGAAATGTCTTGAGCTGTGCTTTGAATGCTGGCAGAGAGTCAATATCACGGAGAGGTTGCGGAAGGGTTAGAAGTTTATAGAGCAAACTTGCCGGTAAAAACAATGGGCTGATTGACTATGAATATAGACTGGTGGGTGCTGAGCGTTAACCTGTCTGCCCAAGAAATTTTGATAGAATCCGATAGAATATAAAGTCCCCTCAATGTTTCTCTCAATCCTCCCAAGCCTTGAAATGAACCCGCTAAACCTGgcttcaccaagaaccttagtgtctggtgggtacactaggatcgcagagcgacggagatcactgtGGAGACAGCCACACTACAGGACTGAACTTCTGGCCTGAATATATCCGCTAACTGTAAAGCTGTTATGAAGTGTATTATGAGGCTTCgaaatatcatttcagatgTTACAACTCGCGCCAGGCGAATGAGATCCGCCGAAAATACGAGTGTAAGCAGTCGGTCGCTAGGTGGCGTTATGAGTCCATCCGGTACACTGACGTCTAGCAGCAGCGCACACGTGCGCGAAATCCTATTGGTCGACGATCAGCAGGACGAGTATCAACCGGTAGCCAATCAGATGATGAGCTTCAACAGTCAGTACAGCTCGCTGTACGCCGCTAACGGGCGAAATGCCGGatcgtttcaaaataaaccGAAAATATCAGGCGGCGGTGTACACGTTGAAAGCGCAATCGAGGAAGAAGCACAGGATTCGGTGGAGAATTCGCCCCTGACGCCGAGGCGATTCGCAAAATTCAGCAAATTTCAACACTACATATTCAGCCAGAAGCGTTCCAAGTACAACAATGCGAATAATAGACGGCGCCACCATCGAGAGATCGAGTCGAATTCGAGTCTGTTGACGTGTACGTCAGACGATGACGAGGCTAGCGATGATATGAGTTACGATAGCGACGGCGTAGACGGCTGTACCGACAAAAAACCGAATCGTAACGGAAAATTTTCTAGcgacaatattcaaatagaaGAGAGCGAAATATGACGCGGCCTCGTGGAATGGAGACCTCCAAACCAGAGTTGTGAATCCCGAGGTGGGTTCCCGGGGTTCGAACTCAAAGTTGTGTTGGTTAAATCTGATTCTGTTCCCAGTTCCGAAGTTATGTCTGGTTGCAATTTGAGcccggacccagttccacagttgtgtgggtttaatattGCTCTGCcccagttttacagttgtgTGGGCTTAGTTTTACCCcgaacccagttctacagttgtgtggggttaatttgactgtgaacccagttcctcagttgtgTAGTTTTGATTTGGctctggaaccagttccacagttgtgtgggtctaatttgactctggatccagttccacagttgtgtagttGTGATTTGGctctggaaccagttccacagttgtgtgggtttaatttgtaaCGTGTAACAATGTTTTCTCGTCCCCCGCCCCCATAGTGTTTAAGAAAagtatttttttgaaataacgAGAATAACGCCAAGGAACTTGTCTTACATTCGCCTGCGTTTTTCGTCATTTTCGTGTGGTGACGTAGAACGTACATTTACATGACGTATCGTCGTTGTACACTAAATACGGATCTGTGTACTGTAAACTCGATGTACTGTAAATAACGTGTGTTTGGGTAGAATGAATTTATACGAATCTTTTAGAGATAAGGAATAACActtaaaaattaaatataatcaaaattgtgttctttttctttcattcAATTCGCTTTTTTATTCGTTTTCGTTCAAAATGTGCACGTGCTTCCCAAACTTAAGGCAAAATCGAAATCACCGCCGGCAGACGACGCACTGTGAACCGTATCTTCACCCgccaagggattcgaacccactacgctaaagctgttccccggactggtggaagcgagttcgggagtgataccggacccctggcaagcgaggacgTGTGAACCGTTAAATTGGAAAAATTAAACGAATGCCTCGGTGCGGGTCATGACGTGTCGGAGATTATTCGACCGAATATCAGAAATCATTTAGAATTTGCCTCGTAATGCTCGACCTCTCTGCAGCGACCGATTCATCTATGACAAAGCCAAACGGATTTGTAACATGAACGCGACTCCTATTTTGCATGAAAGTGATATGCGCAAGGCCCGTCTTCACTCTGCAGAAGGTTAGCAATAACGATGGATTAAACTATAAACATCAAATTCCTTTTTCTGTTTGGGTGCTTAAATTGTCAATTCAAAGTATATCTCATTAAGTGGTGAGTATCATACGTAAAGCAGAGTTTTTTTTATTCTCACTCACTTGGTTGTGTTCGTTTTCGTCCGTAACGAACTGCTATGGGTATCGCCTGGCACGAGTATTCCAGAGAAGCGTACACATTCGATTCGCTGTGcaatttttaatttcagtattaTTGATTTCACGGAAAAGAGCGGAACAATTAAAATcagaaacaaaatttcaaaaacattaacaacaaa is drawn from Tubulanus polymorphus chromosome 10, tnTubPoly1.2, whole genome shotgun sequence and contains these coding sequences:
- the LOC141912282 gene encoding LOW QUALITY PROTEIN: visual pigment-like receptor peropsin (The sequence of the model RefSeq protein was modified relative to this genomic sequence to represent the inferred CDS: substituted 1 base at 1 genomic stop codon), whose translation is MPYGPPDQNEIAAMQRPEDDMSDASGIVSLVLEALMVFANIFPIMVVCRWKKPRDRLSTDEIIVALSIADILSVIVPTPLGLISFFSRRWYGGFETCAFYQLTLAWFQLASMSLITYMCIDRLLTVRLALSHRVVLPGPYKIKIIILLIYLITLFFACMPLMGLAPRLLSKSGRVCQSWIVATPSMSKEHTFYIVFVTLGFANLLAVIFTNFRVIWILRLFIKGRYNSKPXKALGVSVDRKTVVDCTKMVITITVVAYLAWLPALVMILLLRLPVQGEISIPAVLYAMSSTTLTGLFNPIIYGIFSASYRNGYRGVVRSFFHLLCGCRREDFDMIDDVTTRARRMRSAENTSVSSRSLGGVMSPSGTLTSSSSAHVREILLVDDQQDEYQPVANQMMSFNSQYSSLYAANGRNAGSFQNKPKISGGGVHVESAIEEEAQDSVENSPLTPRRFAKFSKFQHYIFSQKRSKYNNANNRRRHHREIESNSSLLTCTSDDDEASDDMSYDSDGVDGCTDKKPNRNGKFSSDNIQIEESEI